Proteins found in one Acipenser ruthenus chromosome 18, fAciRut3.2 maternal haplotype, whole genome shotgun sequence genomic segment:
- the LOC117973910 gene encoding coiled-coil domain-containing protein 177-like, protein MVDPPDAEEEGKSKEPGPEYSAAAASATAASRAPDPQSRNGPDPASEPSLPGRQREQSPKLHLDLFNFDSPEAEGSRYVLTSPRSLEACARCGVKPIVLLQRSVNDFAKEAPGRSMREAEGLFEAYERERQGKLRECREERERIIKEEKRRISNSVSSSLPCSPAGRPTGGGVSSISTKAVPAPATSAATTTANGAIPAVKTNGHAAQLKKKGKCHSLDSKPKKREPCPSTTTSTTMRTSSESGASSFSWDSPRDSPRDSRDKWPKASSPRARTVATLSSLMGRSLSLGDLSHSPQTTKRVERIVKEVKRRGLSEVPERDRKIAALMLAKHQEEHIMSQSRNMAHLQWDSERQLEELSREREEREKQRAVLQCQRMWHTQVSSRQRRLSQEQKETATIKQRQAEESEEKWRELAERQKQSRQERLRQAAGEEKQKKSHQEHNLKALEEERRAVLEQEQQLLQEKLTMAELRKQEREHQQQKELRGLNKAEKLRHEALIREIVRREAEDRKLAKRTMEDKLSRSMENYEQIQERRNQELREKAKKEEWHIKKARQAAERKEKEQREHLESLARETERRAQQAAQVAEERAQQKALKAVQSRLEKEKIQRLNRQRVEEEERQRRQELLMSIEKKLEKSEQIFREKRAVLESARSVARASFHVRDRVREETNMRTFDKMALEAQLQASLNEK, encoded by the coding sequence ATGGTGGATCCGCCAGATGCTGAGGAGGAAGGCAAAAGCAAAGAGCCAGGGCCTGAATATTCAGCTGCTGCAGCTTCTGCCACTGCTGCCTCACGAGCTCCCGATCCCCAGAGCAGAAATGGACCAGACCCCGCCTCGGAACCGTCCCTCCCGGGCAGACAGAGGGAGCAGTCCCCCAAGCTGCACCTGGATCTCTTTAATTTCGACTCCCCCGAAGCCGAAGGCAGTCGCTACGTCCTGACCAGCCCTCGCTCCCTGGAGGCGTGTGCGCGCTGCGGGGTCAAGCCTATAGTGCTCCTGCAGCGCTCCGTCAATGACTTTGCCAAGGAGGCCCCCGGGCGGTCCATGCGGGAAGCAGAGGGACTGTTCGAGGCCtatgagagagagaggcagggcaAACTCAGGGAGTGCCGTGAAGAACGGGAGCGGATTATCAAGGAGGAAAAGAGGCGCATTAGTAACTCGGTCAGCAGCAGCCTACCGTGCTCTCCCGCTGGCAGGCCAACAGGGGGAGGAGTGTCTAGTATTTCCACAAAGGCTGTCCCGGCTCCTGCTACTAGTGCTGCAACAACAACGGCTAATGGTGCCATTCCTGCTGTTAAGACAAATGGACATGCAGCACAACTCAAGAAAAAAGGGAAATGCCATTCCCTGGATTCTAAACCGAAGAAACGGGAACCTTGCCCCTCTACAACGACCAGCACCACCATGCGGACCTCCTCGGAGTCAGGGGCCTCCTCATTCAGCTGGGACAGTCCCCGGGACAGCCCTCGGGACAGCAGGGACAAGTGGCCGAAGGCATCAAGCCCCAGAGCGCGGACAGTGGCCACCCTGAGCTCCCTAATGGGGCGCAGCCTGAGCCTGGGGGACCTGAGCCACTCGCCGCAGACCACCAAGAGGGTAGAGCGGATCGTGAAGGAGGTGAAGCGCCGGGGGCTGAGTGAAGTGCCGGAGAGGGACCGCAAGATCGCGGCGCTCATGCTGGCCAAGCACCAGGAGGAGCACATCATGAGCCAGAGCCGCAACATGGCGCACCTGCAGTGGGACAGCGAGCGGCAGCTGGAGGAGCTgagcagggagagggaggagagggagaagcaGCGCGCTGTCCTGCAGTGCCAGCGCATGTGGCACACCCAGGTCTCCAGCCGGCAGAGGCGGCTCAGCCAGGAACAGAAGGAGACGGCTACCATCAAGCAGCGGCAGGCGGAGGAGAGCGAGGAGAAGTGGAGGGAGCTGGCTGAGAGGCAGAAGCAGTCCAGGCAGGAGAGACTGAGGCAGGCAGCCGGAGAGGAGAAGCAGAAGAAGAGCCACCAGGAGCACAACCTCAAAGCCCTGGAGGAGGAGAGAAGGGCGGTGttggagcaggagcagcagctgctCCAGGAGAAGCTCACGATGGCTGAGCTGAGGAAGCAGGAGCGCGAGCACCAGCAGCAGAAGGAGCTCAGGGGCCTCAACAAGGCAGAGAAGCTGAGGCACGAAGCCCTGATCAGGGAGATCGTCAGGAGGGAGGCAGAAGACAGGAAGCTGGCCAAGCGCACTATGGAGGACAAGCTGAGCAGGTCCATGGAGAACTATGAGCAGATCCAGGAGCGCAGGAACCAGGAGCTGAGGGAGAAAGCCAAGAAGGAAGAATGGCACATCAAGAAGGCCCGGCAGGCTGCAGAGAGGAAGGAGAAGGAACAAAGAGAGCACCTGGAGAGCCTGGCCAGGGAGACGGAACGTAGGGCACAGCAGGCAGCTCAGGTGGCAGAGGAGAGGGCGCAGCAGAAGGCTTTGAAGGCCGTGCAGAGTCGACTGGAGAAGGAGAAGATCCAGAGGCTGAACAGGCaaagggtggaggaggaggagcggCAGAGAAGGCAGGAGCTCCTGATGTCCATCGAGAAGAAGCTGGAGAAGAGCGAGCAGATCTTTCGGGAAAAGAGGGCTGTGCTGGAGAGCGCTCGCTCCGTGGCACGCGCCTCCTTCCACGTGAGAGACCGGGTGCGAGAGGAGACCAATATGCGCACTTTTGACAAGATGGCCCTGGAGGCCCAGCTGCAAGCCAGCCTGAATGAGAAATAA